In Nicotiana tabacum cultivar K326 chromosome 2, ASM71507v2, whole genome shotgun sequence, the following proteins share a genomic window:
- the LOC107759744 gene encoding epidermis-specific secreted glycoprotein EP1-like precursor, giving the protein MSPSLPTTLVASLFLFCQICSSIAQVPVENTFKYVNDGEFGPSNIEYGANYRGIYDIYTYPFLLCFYNTTPNAWTLAMRMGSVPSNSIMRWVWEANRGNPVKDNATFALGTDGNLVLADADGRIAWQTNTANKGVTGYKILPNGNFVLHNSKGKFIWQSFNYPTDTLLVGQSLRLSGPNKLVSRASVKKNANGPYSLVVKPKLFGIYNRTKLDVELAWFDIGNSSLEAVKLNSGNQRLKLDYRLAKSKTRSSHVMAFTKYNTTFTYLRLEIDGNLKAYTFTGNEQDDRYFWHETYKML; this is encoded by the coding sequence ATGTCTCCTTCATTGCCTACTACACTTGTcgcctctctctttcttttctgcCAAATATGTTCTTCAATTGCCCAAGTCCCAGTTGAAAACACCTTCAAATACGTCAATGATGGCGAGTTTGGACCTTCTAATATCGAATACGGAGCAAATTACCGTGGTATTTATGATATTTACACATATCCATTCTTGTTGTGTTTTTACAATACTACCCCTAATGCCTGGACACTAGCTATGCGCATGGGCAGTGTCCCTTCTAATTCTATCATGCGTTGGGTATGGGAAGCTAATAGGGGAAATCCCGTCAAAGATAATGCCACTTTTGCTTTAGGAACAGATGGAAATCTTGTATTGGCAGATGCTGATGGTCGAATTGCTTGGCAAACAAACACAGCCAATAAGGGTGTCACTGGTTACAAAATATTACCAAATGGCAACTTTGTCCTTCATAACTCTAAGGGAAAATTCATTTGGCAGAGTTTCAATTATCCCACTGACACGTTATTGGTGGGTCAATCGCTCCGTTTGTCAGGCCCGAATAAGCTCGTGAGTCGGGCCTCGGTGAAAAAGAATGCAAACGGGCCTTACAGTTTGGTAGTGAAACCAAAATTGTTCGGTATCTACAACAGAACGAAGCTTGACGTGGAATTAGCTTGGTTTGATATCGGAAATAGCAGTTTGGAAGCAGTAAAATTGAACAGCGGAAATCAAAGGTTGAAGTTGGACTACAGATTAGCCAAATCAAAAACGAGAAGTTCTCATGTTATGGCGTTTACTAAATACAACACCACTTTCACATACCTTCGCCTAGAAATAGATGGAAATCTCAAGGCCTACACTTTCACCGGTAACGAACAAGACGATCGGTACTTTTGGCACGAAACTTATAAAATGCTTTAA